From one Streptomyces sp. NBC_01478 genomic stretch:
- a CDS encoding carboxymuconolactone decarboxylase family protein, whose translation MRLSAPTGTGPEQAELGERIRSRRGAIGGPFLVWLRNPALGDHLEALGTYCLRESSLPLRLRELALLVAARHFDAQHSWNAHLAKAVDAGVDPAALQRLARGEEPRFSSPDEEVLHRFASEALEGHFVGDETFAAGLEHFGEPGLVDLVAALGTFSMFAMALNVFQVDLQADHDPPFPDIKGFRRM comes from the coding sequence ATGCGTTTGTCAGCACCGACCGGGACCGGCCCGGAACAGGCTGAACTCGGAGAGCGGATCAGAAGCCGTCGCGGGGCCATCGGCGGCCCCTTCCTGGTGTGGCTGCGCAACCCCGCGCTCGGCGACCACCTGGAAGCACTCGGTACGTACTGTCTCCGCGAGTCCTCACTGCCGCTGCGACTGCGGGAGTTGGCGTTGTTGGTCGCCGCTCGCCACTTCGACGCGCAGCACTCGTGGAACGCGCACCTGGCCAAGGCGGTCGACGCCGGGGTGGACCCGGCCGCGCTGCAACGCCTGGCCCGCGGGGAAGAGCCGCGGTTCAGCAGCCCGGACGAGGAAGTCCTCCACCGCTTCGCGTCCGAGGCGCTTGAGGGGCACTTCGTCGGCGACGAGACCTTCGCCGCCGGACTTGAGCACTTCGGGGAGCCCGGGCTGGTCGACCTGGTCGCCGCTCTGGGGACCTTCTCGATGTTCGCGATGGCCCTGAACGTCTTTCAGGTGGACCTGCAGGCCGACCACGATCCGCCGTTCCCGGACATCAAGGGATTCCGCCGGATGTAG